One genomic window of Sodaliphilus pleomorphus includes the following:
- a CDS encoding DoxX family protein encodes MNKNFLRNNDFGLLLLRLTIGGLMLFHGVSKLINGVGPISGMLEALGLPGFIAYFSLAAELLGSIMIVAGLWTRAAAVVFAGNMVVAVLMAHAGQIFSVDPATGGWAIELPMLYLLGATVLIFTGGGKYAITRGSLLD; translated from the coding sequence ATGAACAAGAATTTTCTGCGCAACAACGATTTCGGGTTGTTGCTTTTAAGGTTAACGATAGGTGGACTCATGTTGTTCCACGGTGTGAGCAAGCTCATCAACGGCGTGGGCCCCATAAGCGGCATGCTCGAGGCTTTGGGCTTGCCTGGTTTTATTGCCTATTTCTCGCTGGCAGCCGAGTTGCTGGGCTCGATCATGATTGTGGCTGGCCTGTGGACTCGTGCAGCCGCCGTGGTCTTTGCCGGCAACATGGTTGTGGCTGTGCTCATGGCTCATGCTGGGCAGATTTTCTCGGTCGACCCCGCAACTGGCGGTTGGGCTATTGAGCTCCCCATGCTTTACCTGCTGGGAGCAACAGTGCTCATCTTCACCGGCGGCGGCAAGTATGCGATCACGCGCGGCAGTCTCCTCGATTAA
- a CDS encoding leucine-rich repeat domain-containing protein — MNKILTALVIAATLFVASSCSSENGEDPITPDNHQEQNKPTVKPYVALSQTEATIPFDGGNLNVNMKYNVNFDVSVTYFANSYTHQEWKDNIAVPVKNVTAGTLSYSLNKNDGVGRIVKIDFTYKDSVLNTLYVRQMPNPSALKSKVIVDTSIFDSAGEGFDDVSVLECYLGKDNVDNWKNIKTLQVWGPLRQKDLDFLKKLVGSGDFTDRANMSGAHINLDLSNVKGMEKLPNKEFQGATALDSIALPEGLKEIGASAFNMCESLKHANVPWSVKVIGNYAFSNCTLTDLQTIKGNDLEDIGQYAFATNTILDSFGLPFDPKAFDRYSFILRAKKIYAPWNNDNADASLLPKIDFQKKTYESDTLVVPKGSLNLYKSSETFSKFKNIMEE; from the coding sequence ATGAACAAGATACTAACAGCCTTGGTGATAGCCGCGACTCTATTTGTCGCTTCATCATGTAGTAGCGAAAATGGAGAAGACCCTATCACTCCGGACAATCATCAAGAACAGAACAAGCCAACAGTGAAGCCTTATGTTGCACTAAGTCAAACAGAAGCTACAATACCTTTCGATGGTGGCAACTTGAACGTAAACATGAAATATAATGTCAACTTCGATGTGTCCGTTACTTATTTTGCCAATTCTTACACACATCAAGAGTGGAAGGACAATATTGCAGTTCCTGTCAAGAATGTAACAGCGGGTACTCTTAGTTATTCTCTCAACAAAAACGATGGAGTTGGGAGGATTGTCAAGATTGATTTTACATACAAAGACTCTGTGCTCAATACTTTATATGTCAGGCAAATGCCTAACCCTTCAGCCTTAAAGAGCAAAGTGATAGTCGATACCTCTATCTTTGATTCTGCTGGAGAAGGATTTGACGATGTGAGTGTCCTGGAGTGTTATCTTGGCAAAGACAATGTAGACAATTGGAAGAACATCAAGACTCTTCAAGTTTGGGGACCTCTTCGTCAGAAGGATCTGGACTTCCTGAAGAAGCTTGTTGGCTCTGGTGATTTTACCGACAGGGCAAATATGTCTGGAGCTCATATCAATCTTGATCTAAGCAATGTGAAAGGCATGGAGAAATTGCCTAATAAAGAATTCCAAGGGGCTACCGCTTTGGACTCTATAGCACTGCCGGAAGGTCTGAAGGAAATTGGCGCGTCTGCTTTTAATATGTGCGAAAGCTTGAAACACGCCAATGTACCATGGTCGGTAAAGGTTATCGGTAATTATGCCTTCAGCAATTGTACACTTACTGATCTGCAGACCATTAAAGGAAATGATCTTGAGGATATCGGACAATATGCCTTTGCTACGAACACTATCCTTGATAGTTTTGGACTGCCTTTCGACCCTAAAGCCTTTGACAGATATTCGTTTATTCTTCGTGCAAAGAAGATCTATGCTCCGTGGAACAACGATAACGCTGATGCCAGCCTATTGCCAAAGATTGATTTTCAAAAAAAAACATACGAGTCGGATACACTTGTAGTTCCTAAAGGCAGTTTGAATTTGTATAAATCTTCCGAGACTTTTAGCAAGTTCAAGAATATCATGGAAGAATAA
- a CDS encoding NAD-dependent epimerase/dehydratase family protein — protein sequence MKILLTGAAGFIGSHTFTQLASRGDEVVAIDNINDYYDPRLKYARLREMGFAPDEADWEMNIVANKRYRQCQFIRMDIKDSDKMDKLFGRYHFDMVMNFAAQAGVRYSIANPYTYSLSNLQGFLNVLECCRRHHVPSLVFASSSSVYGMNTKVPFSESDKTDTPVSLYAATKKADELMAHCYSKLYGLKTVGLRYFTVYGPWGRPDMAPMLFARAIDRGEEIKVFNGGDMIRDFTYIDDIVAGTMLVADNIDRLAMSPEGVSYNIFNIGCAHPVKLMDFIDEMERAMGTQAKLKFMPMQPGDVYRTQADVSKLERSVGYEPRVMLHEGIARFIEWYKSDQNPLKA from the coding sequence ATGAAAATACTATTGACAGGAGCTGCAGGATTTATAGGTTCTCACACATTTACACAGCTTGCCAGTCGTGGCGACGAGGTGGTAGCAATCGACAATATCAACGACTACTATGACCCACGCTTGAAATATGCCCGTCTGCGGGAAATGGGATTTGCCCCCGACGAGGCCGACTGGGAGATGAACATCGTGGCCAACAAGCGGTATCGTCAATGCCAATTCATACGCATGGACATCAAGGACAGCGACAAGATGGACAAACTCTTCGGCCGCTACCACTTCGACATGGTGATGAACTTTGCAGCCCAGGCAGGAGTGCGCTACTCGATTGCCAACCCCTATACCTACTCGCTGAGCAACCTGCAAGGCTTCCTCAACGTGCTTGAGTGCTGCCGCCGGCACCATGTGCCGTCGTTGGTGTTTGCCTCGTCGAGCTCGGTGTATGGCATGAACACGAAGGTGCCATTCAGCGAGAGCGACAAGACCGACACGCCAGTGAGCCTGTATGCTGCCACAAAGAAGGCCGACGAGCTCATGGCTCACTGCTACAGCAAGCTCTATGGCTTGAAGACGGTGGGACTGCGCTACTTCACTGTGTACGGGCCTTGGGGCCGCCCCGACATGGCTCCCATGCTCTTTGCGCGTGCCATCGACCGCGGCGAGGAGATAAAGGTGTTTAACGGCGGCGACATGATACGCGACTTCACCTATATCGACGACATTGTGGCTGGCACCATGCTGGTGGCCGACAATATCGACCGCTTGGCCATGAGCCCCGAGGGTGTGAGCTACAACATTTTCAACATAGGTTGCGCCCACCCTGTGAAACTCATGGACTTCATCGACGAGATGGAACGAGCCATGGGCACCCAGGCCAAACTGAAGTTCATGCCCATGCAACCAGGCGACGTGTACCGGACACAGGCCGACGTGAGCAAGCTCGAGCGCAGTGTGGGCTACGAGCCCCGGGTGATGCTGCACGAGGGCATAGCCCGGTTTATCGAGTGGTACAAGAGCGACCAAAATCCGTTGAAAGCATGA
- a CDS encoding glycosyltransferase family 2 protein — translation MNKTKEYDFTIIVPIYNEEDNMTTLEQQLSAYVAKASLKTCVLLINDGSTDDSLTRIKQLCQRQPHFYYISSNANHGLSTAMKAGIDETESKYLGYIDADLQTRPDDFEKLLQFAPTTPLVTGIRANRKDSGFKKLQSRIANGFRRKMTGDTATDTGCPLKVMWTSVAQKIPFFDGMHRFLPALFALEQAPFKEVPVSHYPRVAGVSKYHLWNRLAGPLKDCFAYRWMKHRYINYHIDEASL, via the coding sequence ATGAACAAGACCAAAGAATACGATTTCACGATCATCGTCCCCATCTACAACGAGGAGGACAACATGACCACCCTCGAGCAGCAACTGAGCGCCTATGTGGCCAAAGCCTCGCTCAAGACTTGCGTGCTGCTCATCAACGACGGCTCGACCGACGACAGCCTGACCCGCATCAAGCAGCTGTGCCAGCGGCAGCCCCACTTCTACTACATCTCGAGCAATGCCAACCACGGCCTGAGCACTGCAATGAAGGCTGGCATCGACGAGACCGAAAGCAAGTATCTGGGCTATATCGACGCCGACCTGCAGACGCGCCCCGACGACTTTGAGAAGCTGTTGCAATTTGCCCCCACTACCCCGCTGGTGACTGGCATACGTGCCAACCGCAAGGACTCGGGCTTCAAGAAGCTGCAGTCGCGCATTGCCAATGGTTTCCGCCGCAAGATGACTGGCGACACCGCCACCGACACGGGTTGCCCGCTCAAGGTGATGTGGACCAGCGTGGCCCAGAAGATACCTTTCTTCGACGGCATGCACCGCTTTTTGCCTGCCCTGTTTGCCCTCGAGCAGGCCCCGTTCAAGGAGGTGCCCGTGAGCCACTACCCCCGCGTGGCCGGCGTGTCGAAGTATCACCTGTGGAACCGTCTGGCCGGCCCGCTGAAAGACTGCTTCGCCTATCGCTGGATGAAGCATCGCTACATCAACTACCACATCGACGAGGCCAGCCTATGA
- a CDS encoding ArnT family glycosyltransferase, whose product MKERNLLLLLVLLAVTTFFVNNSALPTDIMEARNLVTAREIVADGNWMVPTMNGELRLEKPPLPTWVAAAIESVAPDNLAAQRLAPGIMGVVWTVYLVLLTAKVSRRRKLGYTAGIVFLTCYQIVLMGRTATWDIYCHAFMTAAIYYLYCGLSADKSHQWRYLPMAGVMMGLSFLSKGPVSFYALLLPWLLAAVATLRLSARGKWKALTCMIVLCLALAAAWYIYLYAFEPKAVQQVIGKETGSWAHRNVRPWWYYWRYFAEMGIWALLTLAALALRYWKRVLPEWRTYMMAALWGIACVVLLSFMPEKKYRYLLPVMAPCAIAVACLVYHMHEASDKASLVLWQVHRWLIAVVVVAMPVAVWVMQLLPVWQAVMLTVLCLALAVDVARPLRGDSRSWRLLLGAAGAFMLIECFLMGSIAKAMGNPGSHSIAATRHMPQLHSLPFYFPQGDSLRIEIVYQAHRKILPLNMADSANVVSHTPMVLVSSRWNSAVLSPAILSRVDTVMVGTYDDNTRPRGSRHYQQCFVNHVTIIKPKK is encoded by the coding sequence ATGAAAGAGCGCAACTTGCTATTGCTGCTGGTGCTGCTCGCCGTGACCACCTTCTTTGTCAACAACAGTGCCCTGCCCACCGACATCATGGAGGCACGCAACCTGGTGACTGCCCGAGAAATTGTGGCCGACGGCAACTGGATGGTGCCCACCATGAATGGCGAGCTGCGTCTCGAGAAGCCGCCGTTGCCCACATGGGTGGCAGCCGCCATCGAGAGCGTGGCTCCCGACAACCTGGCAGCACAGCGCCTGGCCCCAGGCATCATGGGTGTGGTGTGGACCGTGTATCTTGTGCTGCTGACCGCGAAAGTGTCGCGCCGCCGCAAGCTGGGCTACACGGCAGGCATCGTGTTTCTCACATGCTACCAGATAGTGCTCATGGGCCGCACAGCCACGTGGGACATCTACTGCCACGCCTTCATGACGGCTGCTATCTATTACTTGTACTGTGGCTTGAGCGCCGACAAGTCGCACCAGTGGCGCTACCTGCCCATGGCAGGCGTCATGATGGGACTGTCGTTCCTTTCCAAAGGGCCGGTGTCGTTCTACGCCCTGCTGCTGCCTTGGCTTTTGGCAGCCGTCGCAACGCTGCGGCTCTCGGCGCGCGGCAAGTGGAAGGCACTCACATGCATGATTGTGCTGTGCCTGGCACTGGCTGCCGCATGGTACATCTATCTCTACGCATTTGAGCCCAAGGCTGTGCAACAGGTCATCGGCAAGGAAACGGGATCGTGGGCTCACCGCAATGTGCGCCCGTGGTGGTACTACTGGCGCTACTTTGCCGAGATGGGCATCTGGGCCTTGCTCACGCTGGCTGCACTCGCCCTGCGCTACTGGAAGCGTGTACTGCCCGAGTGGCGCACCTACATGATGGCTGCCTTGTGGGGCATTGCCTGCGTGGTGCTGCTGTCATTCATGCCTGAGAAGAAATACCGCTACCTGCTGCCAGTGATGGCTCCCTGCGCCATAGCAGTGGCCTGCCTGGTCTATCACATGCACGAGGCCAGCGACAAAGCCAGCCTCGTGCTGTGGCAAGTGCACCGCTGGCTCATTGCCGTGGTTGTGGTCGCAATGCCGGTGGCAGTGTGGGTCATGCAGCTGCTGCCAGTGTGGCAGGCTGTGATGCTCACCGTGTTGTGCCTGGCCCTGGCTGTGGATGTAGCCCGCCCGCTGCGGGGCGACAGCCGGTCGTGGCGCTTGCTGCTGGGTGCAGCCGGGGCCTTCATGCTCATCGAGTGCTTTCTCATGGGCAGCATTGCCAAGGCTATGGGCAATCCCGGCAGTCACAGCATAGCCGCCACACGCCACATGCCGCAACTGCACAGCTTGCCCTTCTACTTCCCCCAGGGCGACTCGCTCAGGATCGAGATCGTGTACCAAGCCCACCGCAAGATACTGCCCCTCAACATGGCCGACTCGGCCAACGTAGTGAGCCACACCCCCATGGTGCTGGTCTCGTCTCGCTGGAACAGCGCAGTGCTCTCGCCTGCCATCTTGAGTCGAGTCGACACTGTGATGGTGGGCACCTACGACGACAATACACGCCCCCGTGGCTCACGCCACTACCAGCAGTGCTTTGTCAACCACGTCACAATTATCAAACCAAAGAAATGA
- a CDS encoding AAA family ATPase, whose translation MRNFALKRNNMEGQIFKRKIYDAMLRWKHDSAGSTALMIEGPRRVGKSTIVKQFAQREYKSYIIVRNIPTG comes from the coding sequence ATGCGTAACTTTGCGCTAAAACGAAATAATATGGAGGGACAGATCTTTAAACGGAAAATTTATGATGCCATGCTCAGATGGAAGCATGACTCGGCAGGATCAACGGCACTAATGATAGAAGGTCCCCGACGGGTTGGGAAATCCACCATTGTCAAACAGTTCGCCCAACGGGAATATAAGAGCTACATCATTGTAAGAAATATTCCAACAGGGTAA
- a CDS encoding lipid-A-disaccharide synthase N-terminal domain-containing protein: MSTSWLVYGLGFLAQGFFSARMLVQWIMSERAKKIVSPVVYWVCSLAGSILLFIYGWLRDDFSIIFGQLISYYIYIWNLNIKGVWRQLPVVVRALVFALPIVAVAAMLGDAGAFVDSFFHNAQVPMWLLIFGSAGQFIFTVRFIYQWYYSYRRHASMLPVTFWVISLVGSGIIVAYGCLRRDPVLILGQSVGFVTYSRNIIIGLRARQS, translated from the coding sequence ATGAGCACCTCGTGGCTGGTATATGGACTGGGCTTCCTGGCACAAGGGTTCTTCTCGGCCCGCATGCTGGTGCAGTGGATCATGTCGGAGCGGGCCAAGAAAATCGTGTCGCCCGTGGTATACTGGGTGTGCAGCCTGGCAGGCAGCATCTTGCTCTTCATCTACGGCTGGCTGCGCGACGACTTCTCTATCATCTTCGGGCAACTCATCTCCTACTACATCTACATTTGGAACCTCAACATCAAGGGCGTGTGGCGGCAGTTGCCTGTGGTGGTGCGCGCCCTTGTCTTCGCCCTGCCCATCGTGGCAGTGGCAGCCATGCTGGGCGATGCCGGCGCCTTTGTCGACAGCTTCTTCCACAATGCGCAAGTGCCCATGTGGCTGCTCATCTTCGGGTCGGCAGGGCAGTTCATTTTCACCGTGCGCTTCATCTACCAGTGGTACTACAGCTACCGGCGCCATGCCTCGATGCTGCCTGTCACCTTCTGGGTCATCAGCCTGGTGGGCTCGGGCATCATCGTTGCCTATGGCTGCCTGCGCCGCGACCCCGTGCTCATACTGGGGCAGTCGGTGGGCTTTGTCACCTACAGCCGCAACATCATCATTGGCCTGCGCGCCCGCCAGTCGTGA
- a CDS encoding porin family protein, whose translation MKKIILSIIMLSAGMVAMAQHAPGTVTLQPKVGLNISSMTDADDADPRFGVAAGAELEYQVNSFFSISGGALYSMQGLKGSDDVDVTMKLDYINVPIMANFYVVKGLALKAGIQPGFNVNSKLSASDNKVSGSVDMGDITKTVDFSIPMGISYEYKNFVVEGRYNLGVTKVFKDKELNIGGESIDLSGTDSKNSVFQFTLGYKFEL comes from the coding sequence ATGAAGAAAATCATTCTTTCTATCATCATGCTTAGCGCAGGCATGGTTGCCATGGCACAGCATGCTCCTGGCACTGTAACCTTGCAGCCCAAGGTGGGCCTCAACATCTCCAGCATGACCGATGCCGACGACGCCGACCCCCGCTTTGGCGTGGCAGCTGGTGCCGAACTTGAGTACCAAGTCAACTCGTTCTTCTCCATCTCGGGCGGAGCCCTCTACTCGATGCAAGGCTTGAAGGGCAGCGATGACGTCGACGTCACCATGAAGCTCGATTACATCAACGTTCCCATTATGGCCAACTTCTATGTGGTCAAGGGGCTGGCACTCAAGGCAGGTATCCAGCCAGGATTCAATGTGAACAGCAAGCTGTCGGCCTCAGACAACAAGGTTTCGGGCTCGGTCGACATGGGCGACATCACCAAGACTGTAGATTTCTCAATACCCATGGGCATCTCCTACGAGTACAAGAACTTTGTGGTCGAAGGGCGCTACAACCTGGGCGTGACCAAGGTGTTCAAGGACAAAGAATTGAATATAGGTGGCGAGAGCATCGACCTAAGCGGAACCGACAGCAAGAACTCGGTGTTCCAGTTCACGCTGGGCTACAAGTTTGAGCTCTAA
- a CDS encoding C69 family dipeptidase has translation MKNQKKEIDRLPSECTSIIVGSKMTADGSRFISRSMDWDAMNGINFELHDDTECGPTEFVAKDSPFRCELPAKALGYSATPDCLYAGEWGSAGFNSLGVGMSSTESIFSSDEALKHDPLVPAGLAENCVFNITLPYIHSAREGVERLGKLIEKYGSAEGFGIQFIDDKETWYLENACGHLWLAQRIPDDVYFATGNQSRLRDYDPNDKDNFLAAPRLIEFAQEHGLYDPKKGKFDFHEAYARDVEVPDHTYNYPRVWYLQHMFSPSIKNDVTRNTFPVFAKAEKPITLADLRKAYRSHYDNTEHDPYLHNNPKEPYRPISIFRTLQTHILQVRPELPKEIGCINYLAMGMGDLSVFLPLYQGVKSYPEAYTKRAPEHSTPDSAYWTFRKVMTLGMVNYNKYAPLIKETYAKLEAEFDQRQKEMEANYLKVYKTSPMKAQDMLQVFSDYVLTKALHVASELAEELMTRLTKDIQTEYLFHGA, from the coding sequence ATGAAAAATCAAAAGAAAGAGATTGACCGACTCCCGTCGGAATGCACATCGATCATTGTGGGCAGCAAGATGACTGCCGACGGTTCACGATTCATTTCCCGCTCGATGGACTGGGACGCCATGAACGGCATCAACTTTGAGCTGCACGACGACACCGAGTGCGGCCCCACCGAGTTTGTGGCCAAGGACAGCCCGTTTCGTTGCGAGCTGCCAGCCAAGGCACTGGGCTACAGCGCCACGCCCGACTGCCTCTATGCCGGCGAGTGGGGAAGCGCCGGTTTCAACAGCCTGGGTGTGGGCATGAGCTCGACCGAGTCGATATTCAGCAGCGACGAGGCACTCAAGCACGACCCGCTGGTGCCTGCCGGGCTGGCCGAGAACTGCGTGTTCAACATCACCCTGCCCTATATTCACAGCGCCCGCGAGGGCGTGGAGCGGCTGGGCAAGCTCATTGAGAAATATGGCTCGGCCGAGGGCTTCGGCATCCAGTTTATCGACGACAAGGAGACCTGGTATCTGGAGAACGCCTGCGGCCACCTGTGGCTGGCCCAGCGCATCCCCGACGACGTGTACTTTGCCACAGGCAACCAGAGTCGCCTGCGCGACTACGACCCCAACGACAAGGACAACTTCCTGGCTGCACCACGCTTGATAGAATTTGCACAGGAGCATGGGCTCTACGACCCCAAGAAGGGCAAGTTTGACTTCCATGAGGCCTATGCCCGCGATGTAGAGGTGCCCGACCACACCTACAACTACCCTCGCGTGTGGTACCTGCAGCACATGTTCAGCCCGTCGATAAAGAACGACGTGACGCGCAACACCTTCCCGGTATTTGCCAAGGCCGAGAAACCCATCACGCTGGCCGACCTGCGCAAGGCCTACCGTTCGCACTACGACAACACCGAGCACGATCCCTATCTGCACAACAACCCCAAGGAGCCTTACCGCCCCATCTCGATATTCCGCACGCTGCAAACCCACATTCTGCAAGTGCGTCCCGAGCTGCCCAAAGAGATAGGCTGCATCAACTACCTGGCCATGGGCATGGGCGACCTGAGCGTGTTTTTGCCGCTCTACCAGGGTGTGAAATCCTATCCCGAGGCCTACACCAAGCGGGCACCCGAGCACAGCACACCCGATTCGGCCTACTGGACCTTCCGCAAGGTAATGACCCTGGGCATGGTCAACTACAACAAGTATGCTCCCCTCATCAAGGAGACCTATGCCAAGCTCGAGGCCGAGTTTGACCAACGGCAGAAGGAAATGGAGGCCAACTACCTGAAAGTGTACAAGACCTCGCCCATGAAGGCGCAAGACATGCTGCAAGTGTTCAGCGACTACGTGCTCACCAAGGCTCTGCACGTGGCCAGTGAGCTCGCCGAAGAGCTCATGACGCGACTCACCAAGGATATCCAGACCGAATACCTCTTCCACGGAGCATAA
- a CDS encoding IS1380-like element IS612 family transposase translates to MKFEKLTPFGGIFSIMEKFDSMLSPVIDSTLGQRCRSIIGYQFSEIVRSLMSVYFCGGSCVEDVTSQLMRHLSYHPTLLTCSSDTILRAIKELTQENISYTSDQGKTYDFNTADKLNTLLINALVSTGELKEIEEYDVDFDHQFLETEKYDAKPTYKKFLGYRPGVYVIGDKIVYIENSDGNTNVRFHQADTHKRFFALLESQNIRVNRFRADCGSCSKEIVSEIEKHCKHFYIRANRCSSLYNDIFALRGWKTEEINGIQFELNSILVEKWEGKCYRLVIQRQRRNSGDLDLWEGEYTYRCILTNDYKSSTRDIVEFYNLRGGKERIFDDMNNGFGWSRLPKSFMAENTVFLLLTALIHNFYKTIMSRLDTKAFGLKKTSRIKAFVFRFISVPAKWIMTARQYVLNIYTENRAYAKPFKTEFG, encoded by the coding sequence ATAAAATTCGAAAAACTCACACCTTTTGGAGGAATTTTTTCAATCATGGAGAAATTTGACTCCATGCTTTCACCCGTTATCGACTCAACACTGGGTCAGAGATGCCGCAGTATCATCGGATATCAGTTCAGCGAGATAGTCCGTTCGCTGATGAGCGTTTATTTCTGTGGCGGCTCATGCGTGGAAGACGTAACGTCACAACTGATGCGCCATCTCTCGTATCATCCTACCCTTCTAACATGCAGCTCTGATACCATCCTCAGAGCCATCAAGGAACTGACACAGGAAAACATCTCCTATACTTCCGACCAAGGCAAGACCTATGATTTCAATACTGCAGACAAACTCAACACATTGCTTATAAACGCTTTGGTTTCTACAGGCGAGTTGAAGGAAATTGAGGAATACGATGTTGACTTTGACCATCAGTTTCTTGAAACGGAGAAGTATGATGCAAAACCGACCTACAAAAAGTTCCTCGGCTACAGGCCTGGCGTATATGTTATCGGTGACAAGATAGTCTATATCGAGAACAGCGATGGTAACACGAATGTGCGTTTTCATCAGGCAGACACCCATAAGAGATTCTTCGCTCTTCTGGAATCCCAGAACATCCGTGTAAATCGCTTCAGGGCAGACTGCGGTTCCTGCTCGAAGGAAATCGTCAGTGAGATAGAGAAGCATTGCAAACATTTCTACATCCGTGCCAACCGATGCAGTTCGCTCTACAATGACATCTTTGCTCTGAGAGGATGGAAGACGGAGGAGATTAACGGCATCCAGTTCGAACTCAATTCCATTCTCGTTGAGAAATGGGAAGGCAAGTGCTATCGTCTTGTCATCCAGAGACAAAGACGCAACAGTGGCGACCTTGACCTGTGGGAAGGCGAATACACTTACCGTTGTATTCTGACCAACGATTACAAGTCATCGACAAGGGACATTGTTGAATTCTACAATCTGCGTGGCGGCAAGGAACGTATCTTTGACGACATGAACAACGGATTCGGTTGGAGCAGGCTCCCCAAGTCATTCATGGCGGAGAATACTGTCTTTCTTCTGCTTACTGCATTGATACACAATTTCTACAAGACCATCATGAGCAGGCTTGACACCAAGGCTTTTGGGCTCAAGAAAACGAGTCGCATAAAGGCTTTTGTCTTCAGATTCATCTCCGTACCTGCCAAGTGGATCATGACTGCAAGGCAATACGTGCTGAATATCTACACAGAGAACCGAGCTTATGCAAAACCCTTCAAAACAGAATTCGGATAA